The DNA region TGGGACCTTCGAAATCCTTAAAACCTTTTCATCTCCCTTAGAACGGGAAAGAACATTTGTTTTACGGCAAGAAATATCGTCACTCTTATCTTCTATGTAATCATTTTCTCCATCAAAGAGAAGGCCTTCAACTTCACCGGTTTTCAAATTAATAACGGGAGAACCTGAGTTTCCAAAGAAAGTGTCTAAATTCGTTTTAAAATATGACCAGTGAAATGAACTCGTCACTTCACCTGTGGCAATCTTCATAGGAAGCCCAAGAGGATGTCCAATAACGGCGAGCTTCTCACCTTTTAAAGGGCCTCTTCCCTTAGTTCTAATCTTCAAGGGCTTTCTTCCTTTGGCCTTTCGATCGAGACGAACCAATGTGTAATCACGAACAGAGAGAGTTAACTTGCTTGTGAAGATTTTTTTCAACGATTCTTTATGAGCAAGGATTTCTTTGCATTTAAAGACGTTTCTAGCAGGGATTGCATTAGCGCCTTTATAGTATTCAAATACCCACAGAGAGTTTCTACAATCATCTACCGTTTTAAGGCAGTGACCGGCCGTTAAAAGAACATCATCTTTTACAAGGAATCCCGTACACTGAGGTAAGACCGTTTGCTCGGCAAACCTTTCATTTGGGCACGCATTAAAGACACTCGTTACAGATTGGTTATCATCGAATTTAAAAACATCACCATTGTAATCTCCACGAGTCAAACGATAGAGAAAATAACGTAATAAATTTTTAGAACGCCCTTTAAGCTTTTTAATTGATTTTAGTCTTGAAAGAGCAAGGATCTGCTCTTCGTCCTCTTTCTTTTGCTCTTCATTTTCTTCACTTTCTAAAAGTGATAGAAGAAAGTTATAAGTCTCACGATCGACTTTTCCGCGAAGCTTTTCAACCTCTTCTTTCAAGTCTTCTTCTAGTTCAAAACTTCCCTTTCCCTGAGCTGGAAAAAGATCATATTCGCGCACAAGGCCAGCGACAGAGAAACTATAATCAACAAGCATAGGATCATGAGACTCAAGGGCCTCGACACGAGTGTCAGAGCCATAAATAACTGTTTTCCTCTGCTCACGAGCGAGTGCAGGTGTCGAAATCACGCACAAAAGAAACATAACTATCTGAAAATATTGTTTTGAAATAGACTTTCTCACACAGAGAACTATGAACTATTCTAGGATTTTGTACAGGCCATCATGCATTTTTTTCACGACTTAGAAGCCAGATCTTAACATTTTGTCCAAGCGCAAAGCCACCAATTGAGTTCTTTGCAACAACTCGGTGACAAGGGACGATAATAGGTAGAGGGTTTTTATTATTGGCCCCACCGACG from Halobacteriovorax sp. GB3 includes:
- a CDS encoding trypsin-like serine peptidase; this translates as MFLLCVISTPALAREQRKTVIYGSDTRVEALESHDPMLVDYSFSVAGLVREYDLFPAQGKGSFELEEDLKEEVEKLRGKVDRETYNFLLSLLESEENEEQKKEDEEQILALSRLKSIKKLKGRSKNLLRYFLYRLTRGDYNGDVFKFDDNQSVTSVFNACPNERFAEQTVLPQCTGFLVKDDVLLTAGHCLKTVDDCRNSLWVFEYYKGANAIPARNVFKCKEILAHKESLKKIFTSKLTLSVRDYTLVRLDRKAKGRKPLKIRTKGRGPLKGEKLAVIGHPLGLPMKIATGEVTSSFHWSYFKTNLDTFFGNSGSPVINLKTGEVEGLLFDGENDYIEDKSDDISCRKTNVLSRSKGDEKVLRISKVPTLK